A section of the Candidatus Eisenbacteria bacterium genome encodes:
- a CDS encoding O-antigen ligase family protein: MRPNPGRFGERVRSVRPEVVGLGVSLLVAAGIGFILSGQILSPSKRMIEFLMGAAVLVAAFLLPSRWSVGFMLFIIPFPQYTTIGSTTVIFAFIIFAFWILRVALGYERRPITSGLEVPLILLTLCYVISFAAVDPGHWAQAVAKFRIYISSILIFYLVVNLIRTERDIHFVLNALLVSFCFVTLVAIVELWLPRYAYVFEILRVKSVQIATVQGIRVGSVFGDYEMFAEYLAIFIPILLIRVLNERAVLKQLVWTPLLGIAIMLLLATATRGAFLSLIAGIVYLVWIARKIINYQKLLPVLITASLIFYASALVLDRYTETASLFGRLGKTKFISGMPDTRAQRWSEAWGRIKESPWIGYGPFYFQGVDEKNVDHQDPHSLFLFLAHTIGIPGALVFYWMLFRAFRMSYRAAKRYATQRSELAYTVVLLSGILVIFFVDEIKIAFLRYENTQHFTWTMLGLLVSASRVAVRRADERERARLEAEPE; encoded by the coding sequence GTGAGGCCAAACCCGGGGCGTTTCGGCGAGCGGGTGCGGAGCGTGCGGCCGGAGGTCGTGGGGCTCGGCGTCTCTCTTCTCGTTGCGGCCGGGATCGGGTTCATCCTCTCCGGACAGATCCTCAGCCCGAGCAAGCGGATGATCGAGTTCCTGATGGGCGCCGCCGTCCTCGTTGCGGCGTTCCTATTGCCGAGCCGCTGGTCGGTCGGCTTCATGCTGTTCATCATCCCCTTCCCGCAGTACACAACGATCGGAAGCACCACGGTCATCTTCGCGTTCATTATTTTCGCGTTCTGGATTCTCCGCGTGGCTCTCGGATACGAGAGAAGGCCGATCACGTCCGGGCTCGAGGTTCCGCTCATCCTTCTCACCCTCTGCTACGTGATCTCGTTCGCGGCGGTGGACCCCGGACACTGGGCCCAGGCGGTGGCCAAGTTCCGCATCTACATCTCGTCGATTCTCATCTTCTATCTGGTGGTGAACCTGATTCGGACGGAGAGGGACATCCACTTCGTCCTGAACGCGCTTCTCGTATCGTTCTGCTTCGTCACGCTCGTGGCGATTGTGGAGCTATGGCTGCCCCGCTACGCGTACGTTTTCGAAATCCTCCGCGTGAAGAGCGTGCAGATCGCTACCGTACAAGGGATCCGCGTCGGCTCGGTCTTCGGGGATTACGAGATGTTCGCGGAGTATCTCGCGATCTTCATCCCGATATTGCTCATCCGTGTTCTGAACGAGAGGGCCGTGCTGAAGCAGCTCGTCTGGACCCCTCTCCTCGGGATTGCGATCATGCTTCTTCTCGCGACCGCAACGCGCGGAGCCTTCCTCAGCCTTATAGCAGGCATCGTCTATCTCGTTTGGATCGCCCGCAAGATCATCAACTACCAGAAGCTCCTTCCGGTTCTCATCACGGCGTCCTTGATCTTCTATGCTTCCGCCCTCGTCCTGGACAGGTACACGGAAACGGCCTCGCTCTTCGGCCGGTTGGGAAAGACGAAGTTCATCAGCGGAATGCCGGACACGCGCGCACAACGGTGGAGCGAGGCATGGGGACGCATCAAGGAAAGCCCCTGGATCGGCTATGGCCCCTTCTATTTCCAGGGCGTGGATGAGAAGAACGTCGATCACCAAGACCCGCACAGTCTCTTTCTGTTTCTCGCGCACACGATCGGGATCCCGGGCGCCCTCGTCTTCTATTGGATGCTGTTTCGCGCGTTTCGCATGAGCTACCGCGCGGCGAAGCGCTACGCGACCCAGCGGAGCGAGCTGGCGTACACCGTCGTGCTCTTATCCGGGATCCTCGTGATCTTCTTCGTGGACGAGATCAAGATCGCGTTCCTGCGGTACGAGAACACGCAGCATTTCACATGGACGATGCTCGGGCTCCTCGTCTCGGCGAGCCGCGTCGCCGTGCGGAGAGCCGACGAAAGGGAAAGGGCACGCCTTGAAGCAGAACCGGAGTAG
- a CDS encoding DegT/DnrJ/EryC1/StrS family aminotransferase, whose protein sequence is MSIPFVDLKAQLRSIEGEIRGAIDTILESTSFIGGKPVAEFETAFASYVGARFAVGTSSGTSALQLALVSCGIGRGDEVITVPNTFIATTEAITQAGASVRFVDVEPEFYNMDPNALEDAITPKTRCILPVHLFGQPADMGPILEIAEKRGLVVIADCAQAHGAHYQGKKLGSLGRAVCYSFYPGKNLGAYGDAGALVTNDEEVASHVRLMVDHGRVEKHDHTIEGFNHRLDAIQAAILSVKLRHLEGWLEKRRRAAALYKEKLQGLPLVLPKEGEGRRHVYHLFVVLSEERDRLRERLAEKGIATGLHYPIPVHLLKAYRHLGHRPGSFPRAERVASQGLSLPMYAELTEAQIDEVAGALREALHA, encoded by the coding sequence ATGTCGATACCGTTCGTGGACTTGAAAGCACAGCTTCGCAGCATCGAGGGTGAGATCCGGGGCGCGATCGACACGATCCTGGAGAGCACGAGCTTCATCGGCGGCAAGCCGGTCGCGGAGTTCGAAACCGCGTTCGCGTCGTACGTGGGGGCGCGCTTCGCGGTCGGAACGAGCTCCGGAACTTCGGCGCTTCAACTCGCTCTCGTCTCCTGCGGGATCGGGCGCGGGGACGAGGTGATCACCGTCCCGAACACGTTCATCGCGACGACGGAGGCGATCACCCAAGCGGGAGCTTCGGTCCGGTTCGTCGATGTGGAACCCGAGTTCTACAACATGGATCCGAACGCCCTCGAGGACGCGATCACGCCGAAGACGAGGTGCATTCTCCCCGTGCATCTCTTCGGACAACCCGCCGACATGGGGCCGATCCTCGAGATCGCGGAGAAGCGCGGCCTCGTCGTGATCGCGGATTGCGCGCAGGCGCACGGGGCGCACTATCAGGGGAAGAAGCTCGGGTCGCTCGGGCGGGCCGTCTGCTACAGCTTCTATCCGGGAAAGAACCTCGGGGCCTACGGCGATGCCGGAGCCCTCGTCACGAACGACGAAGAAGTCGCCTCGCACGTGCGCCTTATGGTCGATCACGGGCGCGTCGAGAAGCACGACCACACGATCGAGGGATTCAATCACCGCCTCGATGCGATCCAGGCCGCGATTCTCAGCGTCAAGCTGCGCCATCTCGAGGGATGGCTCGAGAAACGGAGACGCGCGGCGGCGCTTTACAAGGAGAAGCTCCAGGGGCTTCCTCTCGTCCTCCCGAAGGAGGGGGAGGGGAGGCGCCACGTCTATCATCTCTTCGTCGTTCTCTCCGAGGAGAGGGACCGGCTGAGGGAGCGGCTCGCCGAGAAGGGGATCGCGACCGGGCTGCACTATCCGATCCCGGTTCATCTCCTCAAGGCGTACCGGCATCTCGGCCATCGGCCGGGGAGCTTCCCGCGCGCGGAGCGGGTCGCGAGCCAAGGGTTGTCGCTCCCGATGTACGCCGAGCTGACCGAGGCTCAGATCGACGAGGTCGCGGGGGCCCTTCGCGAGGCGCTCCACGCCTAA